From a region of the Eulemur rufifrons isolate Redbay chromosome 7, OSU_ERuf_1, whole genome shotgun sequence genome:
- the N4BP3 gene encoding NEDD4-binding protein 3 — protein sequence MATAPSPADIAMGSVGSLLERQDFSSEELRAALAGSRGSRQPDGLLRKGLGQRELLSYLHLPKKDGKTTKRAPRNEPADYATYYREHPWAGDFSKTSLPERGRFDKCRIRPSVFKPAAGNGKGVLSMQSLAAHKGQKLWRSNGSLHTLACHPPLSPGPRASQARAQLLHALSLDEGGPEPEPSLSDSSSGGSFGRSPGTGPSPFSSSLGHINRLGGSLDRASRSPKEAGPLAVLGCLPEPPPPYEFSCPTAEELVAVLPETSEELKRGLGVEDGSNAFTQVLEERQRLWLSELKRLYVERLHEVAQKAERSERNLQLQLFMAQQEQRRLRKELRAQQGLAPEPRPPGTFPEADPSTRPEEEARWEVCQKTAEISLLKQQLREAQAELAQKLAEIFSLKTQLRGSRAQAQAQDTELAQLREAVRSLQEQAPREEAPGSCETDDCKSRGLLGEVGSSEARDGAEQLRAELLQERLRGQEQALRFEQERRIWQEEKERVLRYQREIQGGYMDMYRRNQALEQELRAMREPPKPWSPRLESSKI from the exons ATGGCCACAGCTCCAAGCCCTGCTGACATTGCCATGGGCAGCGTGGGCAGCCTGTTGGAACGGCAGGACTTTTCCTCTGAAGAGCTACGGGCAGCACTCGCCGGGTCCCGGGGCTCCCGCCAGCCTGATGGGCTCCTCCGGAAGGGCTTGGGCCAGCGTGAGCTCCTCAGCTACCTACACCTCCCCAAGAAGGATGGCAAGACCACCAAGCGGGCCCCTCGGAACGAGCCTGCTGATTATGCCACCTACTACAGGGAACATCCTTGGGCTGGTGACTTCAGTAAGACTTCTCTGCCTGAGCGGGGTCGCTTTGACAAG TGCCGCATTCGCCCATCTGTGTTCAAGCCTGCAGCGGGCAATGGGAAAGGCGTCCTGTCCATGCAGAGCCTGGCGGCCCATAAGGGCCAGAAGCTGTGGCGCAGCAATGGCAGCCTGCACACGCTGGCCTGCCACCCGCCCCTTAGCCCAGGGCCCCGGGCCAGCCAGGCCCGTGCGCAGCTGCTTCATGCCCTCAGCCTGGACGAGGGCGGCCCCGAGCCCGAACCCAGTCTGTCTGACTCCTCCAGTGGGGGTAGTTTTGGCCGCAGCCCTGGCACTGGCCCCAGCCCCTTCAGCTCCTCTCTGGGCCACATTAACCGTCTTGGCGGCTCCCTGGACCGGGCCTCAAGAAGCCCCAAGGAGGCCGGGCCACTGGCTGTGCTGGGCTGCCTGCCCGAGCCACCGCCACCCTATGAGTTCTCCTGCCCCACCGCCGAGGAGCTGGTGGCTGTGTTGCCCGAGACCTCTGAGGAGCTGAAGAGGGGCCTTGGTGTTGAGGATGGCTCCAACGCCTTCACACAG GTGCTCGAGGAGCGCCAGCGGCTGTGGCTGTCTGAGCTGAAGCGCCTGTATGTGGAGCGGCTACATGAGGTAGCCCAGAAGGCTGAGCGCAGCGAGCGCAACCTCCAGCTGCAGCTGTTCATGGCCCAGCAGGAGCAGCGGCGCCTGCGTAAGGAACTGCGGGCTCAGCAGGGCCTGGCCCCCGAGCCTCGGCCCCCTGGCACCTTCCCAGAGGCCGACCCCAGCACACGACCAGAGGAGGAAGCCCGATGGGAG GTGTGCCAGAAGACAGCGGAGATTAGCCTCCTGAAGCAGCAGCTGCGAGAAGCCCAAGCGGAACTGGCCCAGAAGCTGGCCGAGATCTTCAGTCTGAAGACGCAACTTCGGGGCAGCCGGGCACAAGCCCAGGCTCAGGACACAGAGCTGGCCCAGCTGCGGGAGGCTGTGCGCAGCCTGCAGGAGCAGGCACCTCGGGAGGAGGCCCCAGGCAGCTGTGAGACCGATGACTGTAAGAGcagggggctgctgggggaggtAGGAAGCAGTGAGGCCCGAGATGGTGCTGAGCAGCTGCGAGCTGAGCTGCTGCAAGAGCGGCTCCGAGGCCAGGAACAGGCACTGCGCTTTGAGCAGGAGCGGCGGATTtggcaggaagagaaggaacGTGTGCTGCGCTACCAGCGGGAGATCCAGGGGGGCTACATGGACATGTACCGCCGCAACCAGGCACTGGAGCAGGAACTGCGGGCAATGAGGGAGCCCCCCAAGCCCTGGAGTCCTCGGCTTGAGTCCTCCAAGATCTGA